Genomic window (Gadus macrocephalus chromosome 13, ASM3116895v1):
ACGGCGATGTCAACCGGGGCGATGACCTCCTGAGCTAGGGGGGTCTCGGTGATCTCAACTGGGGTGATGACCTCCTGAGCTAGGGGGGTCTCGGTGAGGTCAACTGGGGCGATGACCTCCTGAGCTAGGGGGGTCTCGGTGAGGTCAACTGCGATGTCAACCGGGGCGATGACCTCCTGAGCTAGGGGGGCGTCAGCCAGAATCTCCTTGGCGACCTCAACCGGAGCGACCACCTCCGTCACTACGGGGGCGTCAGCCAGAATCTCCTGGCTGACGTCAATAGGAACGACCACCTCCTTTGCGAAGGGCAGAATCTCTTGGGTGATGTCTACGGGAGCGACCGCTTCCTGTGCTAGGGAGGCCTCGGTGAGGGGCAAGACCTCTGGGCTGATGTTCTCGGCCACCTGAGCcaccacctcctgagctacGGGTGCCTCGGCGAGGGGCAGCACCTCTTGGTTGATGCTTTCGACAACCTCGGCGACGACCTCCTGGGCGAGGGGGGCCTCAGCCAGGGGAAGAACCTCTTTGCTAAGGTCAACCGGAGCTGCCACCTCCTGGGCGAGGGGCTGAATCTCTCTGATGACGTCAGCCGTAGCTGCTACCACCTCCTGAGCCAGGGGTGCCATGGCGAGCGGCAGAATCTGTTGGTTGAGGCCTTCGACCACCGGGGCGACGACCTCCGAGGCCTGGGGGACCTCGGCGACGGGCAGGATGAAACCAATCTTCCCGTCGCCGCCTGCTGTATTGGCCTgcttgggaggggggggcctcACTTGTAGGCTCTCCACGCCCTCTCCGTGAAGCCAGTCCATCTTCTGGATGTGCTGTTTGACAGCATCTTGGACGCGGGCGTCAATCATGGCCTCCGTCAGGATCCCACTCTCAGAGGAGTACGCCGCCGCCTGGGTGGAAGGAGTTGAAAACTTAAGTTGACTTTAAATCTTTAGAAATGGAGTACCACCGACATGATAGATAGTCCATAACATGGACACGGCCAATCAGAGATCGGTATACCAACCTGCCAGGCCACTCCCAGCTTGGAGATCTCTCTGCCAGACATCCCCTCTGTGTGCTTGGCAATGTCAGAACACTTGAGACCGTAGTCAAACTGGGCGAGCTTCAGCCTCCTGAAGAAGACACCAGAACAAGAGCAGAAGGGGTGATGGTAACGGCTTTGACAGCATTTTTTATTTCTAGAATGCATCAGTTATAGGATGCTTGATACCATTATGGAAATCGTTGTCGATCGCTATAGTCTACAGATATATCCAGATAATTTGCagcttttgagccacttgttaCATATTTTCAACTTTAACAATCCCTTTAACAATTTCAGTCGTATTATACGGTCAAAGCGCTCTATTTTCAGATTTGAGCGAAAGATTTGGTGTATTAGGTGTATAACTCACTGCCTCCCTCCAGTGGCCGGCTCCAGCACGTATCTATCAAAGTACAGTCGCaccagcctctccctctcttcaggGCCTGGCAGCGCAAAGTTCACTATCTCATCAATACGGTCGTTGATGGCCCAGTCAAACTGCTCTGGTTGGTTACTGGCCAGCACCATCATAAACCTGCAGGACACCGAGGGAAGAAGAAAAGGGTTTGAGGCATAGAGATAGTGGGCTATAAGACTGATCATACAAGAGGGAAAATCAAGGGGGTGTTGGATACACTTAGGGCTATGTTGGTATGGAGCTGGAAAGTTTTGTATTATGATACTTGTTCCACGCATACCATTTTATTTAACCATGATTAACGATGCATATTGGGTAAGATGAATACTTACTTGTTGCTCTGTTCTCCGGTACGATAAAGGAAGGcgtttaatgtggctctgaggtcTTCACTGATCTTTTCCTAGAAAAcagacacaaaataaaatgtaaatggtttgtATTATACATCATTTTCACAATGTGAACCATATGGACGGATGCAACGGAACAACTCAACTTACAGTAGATCGCTTGCGTAGAAAGGCATCGGCCTCATCAACAAAGAGCAATAATCTAGCATAGGTAAAGGAGAACATAGGAATGAATTTCAACAATCATCAGATTACATTCATACATGAACAAAAGGGTTTCATTTATGTTCATAATCATTGACAGCATACCCGCGCCGGCTGGTGTTGGCCCAGTCGAACACTTTGTGCATCGCTGTGACACCGTCACGACCCATGGGGGCCACGTCGCCTCCCGTCATGATCGCAAAGTCCATCCCGGAATGCATCGCCAGTTTCTGCTCAACACAAAGAGGTAACGGTTCATCGGATCACATGAATTGAGGTTCATAAATCAGATGATGCGTGTTATGTAACCGGTTCGTACCTTGGCAAATAGAGTTTTTCCAGTTCCTGGCGGGCCATACATGAGGATATTCCTGTAAAGGCCACGGTTCTGCCGTGTGTTTCGAGTTGCTATGGCAATGTCTCGCACACGCTCTTCCAGTGAAGGCTAAAAGGGATTATTAAATAACATAAATTTGCAATATTAGCATTTTCTCCAAATGTCACAGCCTTTATAGAAAATGGGGATCATGAGGAAAATAACATTGTGATCGACTCAACATCACGAATTAAAATGACCATTATATCTTCTCATCGTAATTCCTTGTTGCTATGAAACTGCTGTCTTGCTATGGTTATCACGAGAGGTCAATATCTTAATTTAACGAGGATTGTATACGACGGCATTCAAAGACGCTTCACGATATTATCAAAGTATTGTCCTGCCCTAGTTGTAACTTGAACACTTACGCTCAGCACGACTCCCTCCAAGGCATCCTGTGGTTTGCTCCTCAACCGCCTCGTCGTCTAacaggaggtgggggagggagggatgagaaaATGGTTACTAAAAAGGAACACAAACAGATctaaaggcccaatcccatttctaccccttaccccttccccttcccactTACCCCTTccaaacaagggggaggggtaaggggaaggggtaaggggtagaaatgggattgggcctaaacgTGCATGCATCAACTATGCCACACATAGCTGATGAGTGACTGTGGCCGAGCCAAACGGGCCTCCCAGCTACCTTGATGGGATGCTTGATGGCTTCTGCCACGGTGATGCGGGACGTCTCCCTGACCAGGGACGGCTTGCCCAGCCGGGCTTCGACGTAGCGGCCGGCCACTGCGGTCGTGTTGCGGGCCGTGTAGACGCCCACCGCCAGCAGGGTCAACCCTCCTACCTGCCGACGGGAGGAGACGTTGCACGTGTTTAGGACTTGAACGTCACATTAGCCGATGAACGTGGCAGAACATTACAAGAGAAATGTGGTAtggtttttattattgtttaatttATTCAGTCTTAACATCATCCAGGACGCGGGTAATTAAACGAAAAGAAGATGTGCGTGTAGTCGGTGACCAGAGCTGTGGAGCTATATCTGGGGAAGTGTCGATGTGCCCAGCATCTCCACAAAACCTGAAGTTCGTCAGCCACCCACAGCTTTACTACCATCCTCACGTTGTACCTGATgaagcagtgcattgtggggaaTGTTCTCACCGTAGCTGTGACTTTGTCCCAGTCCGACACAAAAGCCCTGAAGCCCTCTCCGAACACAGCCCCCGCAGTCCTGAAAGGGAAAACATTTATTATATGCTTTGTGTGGTGTGTACTAAAACGATCAAATCAAACATCTAATTTAAATTATTAGTAGCTGTGTTTGCATACTGTTCATGgcatatggattttttttttttaagcaccATGAGACACTATTGAATATAAGCTGTTCTAGTGAGGACGAGTTATTTCAACTAGATATCACCAGCACATACAACTAGTAATACAAAAGGGAACACCAACTGGCACCATGACCACTTGTGAAAGCCACCTACTTTATAGACTCCAGAACGGTCTGCCTGTGCTCAGCCGCCTTCAGGCGGATCTGCTCGCGGATGATGTCTGCGTTCTCCCGCTCCACGCGGCCCCGGGCTTTGGACTCCGCCTCTATGCGCAGCAGCTCGTTCTTGTGCCTCAGCTGCATCTCGTGCTCGATGGTGGCTGAAGTAGAGGCGGACCCGGCACAGTTagaactccagccaatgatcaACCTAGCTGTGTGATATACACTGCATTTGGTTAGTGCTATCCGTTACCTTTTCTCATGGACTCCTGTTTATTCACAGACTCCTCCTGCTTACGAAGGTTGTCCTCATTTATGGCTTGCTGTGAACAAAAACAGTAAATATTTTAAACGTGCTTGTTGGCGATAAGAGCTTTTGATGCGTTTTTAAATCTAGCAGGTGAACTCACCTGTTGTCGAAGCTGGTCTTCATATCGCTGCCGAGCTAGCTTATCCTGGTACTGGGCTCTCTGTGATTGGACAGACAAcagggttaccatggtgacatgCTACGGGCCCACCAGAGCTGGCTTAGTACTGATTGGTCGAGTGCCTTACTGAATCAAAGTTACAAATGCTCGGATATAACCAGGGTGAGGTTCCATTCTTACCGCCTGATTCTGTTTGGTCTCCTCACTCATggttttccttctctcctcagCCTGGATACGGATTTGATCTCCTTTCAGTTGCTCCACTGCTGCCTCATATTCCTAACACAGGAAATAGCAGCGTCAATAGGAGGACCCAACAGACATTCAGCAGACTGGACAACATCCCAATATTTACATGCATCAAATCTCAACCTGCAGTCATGATGCCTGATGTAATGTTTATAGCTCAGGTAATGAACCTTTGTTAAAACATGCTTAAGGAAGACAAGCATTTTCATTGAATGAATGTCATTGAAATTCCTCACGCGTCCTTGTGGAATACTaaattctgattggtcaataaagGCGTGCAGCAGTCTGTTACTTCTGTATAACAGACAGTTGCAATGGACGCTATGGATGCCAACAGACTTTGGTTGCAGAAGCAGTACAACATTTtgcaaatcaataaaataatggGTTATATTTGTGTCAAATTATGGATTATTTTCAATAAAAGCTGTGTGATAGGAGGGATAATGTGCAGCGAAACATTAATGTTTTGCAGAAATAAACCCCTGAAGGCTGATTCAAGACCCCTGAATCACCTGCCAGGGTTTATTTTTGGGGTAAGGACAGACTGTACATTGTCCCTTAGGTAATACAGCATTGCTGCAGATTGTTTATAGGAAGTTAAATAAGCATAATTTAGGTTATGCCACGTAGTTATAATGTATTTAATACAATGTTGAACTTGTTATGTACATCACAATGAAACTAGATACACCAAACATATGGCATGCGATGAAAATTTGTAATCTCCTTACCTTAAATTTACTCTGATGCTCCAGCTGTACCGTCTGCTCTTGCATACGAGACAGGTCCAAAGCTTCCTTGGCATGGCCTGAGGTGAGGTATTTGCAGAAGGGAAATGGTATgccataataaaataattgcagTGTATACGACTATTTCAGCAATCTTGCAACAAACGGAACAAAGTTTCATTCATTTAAAAAGTAATGTGGACAGGGATGACAaggatgacctttgacccggTCCCCTTGAATGAAGGTGAGCGTTGAGTGGGTATTTGTCACTCAGACAGCATTCTGTACATGCCGTTCTCATCTCGCTTCACCTTGGTTTTATATTTGCACAATTCTGAATATAGATTCCTAAGCGACGACTAATGAATGCACCAAATGAATTCACCCAGATTGTGTGCAATATGGCTCCCGTTACATTGCGGAATAGTTTCTGCACTTCACACTTACGAGACTTGTCGAGGTCTTTGGCTGCCTGTGCAGCTCGCTCCAGCCCAGTCGGATCGAAGCTGCTCCATTTGTCCTTGAGTTTATCTCCACCGCCACCGGTTCCACCGGCCGGGGCTGGCGGCGGAGGTGGTTGCGGGCCGGGTGGGGGGGCTTCAGGCTGCCCCCTGTTAAGGCCAAACAGCCAGGACATTTTTTCTGACAATTGATATTACAAGACTTATGCAAGCCGGTCAGAAAAATGAGGCTCTGACAAATGCCTGTCAGCTTACTTCCTCCACATGCGTGTCACGCTGAAATGCTTCACGCAATTGCAGGAGACGATTTGCCGTGGTCTGAACAACAGCTTTTGCTATTGGCTACTGAAAATCAATCGGCTTTTTCATTGGTAGTTGCAATAGCGTCCTCCACAGAGGTCGCGTTTTGTCCCCCCTCCCAAATTGTACGGTAGCCGCAAATAGTAAAAAGGGTATTTTTGAAACTTTAAATGTCATTGGATTACATCATGATGCTTTTGTAACAGAAAATCATTTTAAATATGCTTTCTTCTCTACATTCCACAAAACATATATTCGATTTATGTTTATGAGAATAGACCATGgataatatttataatttgcTGAATGTCAAACTATACGTACTTATGTATGTCTAAAAAAATGGGAACCACAGCAATGTATTGAATACATAACAAAATGTTTAATGAAACAAATTTTACGAATACATCACAAGAAGAAAAGTACAGATATTTACATAGAAACCAATAGCCTTACAAAATCTGCTTGTTACCTTTAGACTCATACTtaaaccttaaaaaaaaaatgcctgaAAGTATTAAATTATAGTTGCACATGAATGTGGTGGGACTTCTCGTAACTACTTATCCTCCGGGGACACTTTTTTGATAAGGTATGTTGTGAATGTACTTGACAATGGGGTTGGTTAGGGTGTGGTTGCAGCAGAGAAATCAATGTGCTGCTGTTGTTATTGTGTTCGGCTAAGGACAATGAGGGGTAAACGTTAGTTTAATCATGGTCATCTACTTGCCAGCCTGCATCGTTTGAAATCAGAATTACCGCAATGTGAACCAAATGGCGTaactaaataaaaataagtttTCCCCATTACAATTTGCTTTAATGTCCACGTCTAGTTAATGTCCTTCCATTGAGTTTGATTTTTTGGTCCATTCAGAGTAATACATTTTATCTCAGCAAGGtctcaaaagaaaaacaaccaaaCTCTCTCCACCTTCACCTTGAAAGGTTATTGCTCTCTGGATTGAATGATTataggagagagggtgagagtaaAGTCAAAGACAGGCTTATTTAATTATTGTGACTTGTAGCATTGCATCCACATTTACACAATCCAGAGCCTCACTGTCTGCCCAGCATAGCAAGTAGAGGAGTCCGTTAGTACAGCAGATGGCAAAGGGACTAGTGGGTCACCATCACACGGGAGAAGACCCCTGCAGGCTCCTGGCCGTCACCTAGGGCCGCCCTGAAGCCCTCCTCTCGTCGCGCCTGAGCCAGCTTGGCTAGCGAGAGGAACGTCCGGGGTTCTGTGATGGCAAGTTCGCTGAGAATACGACGGTTGAGTTGAACACTTGTCTGTAAGGAGGGACAACAAGGGGCACGATGGTTAGATCCTGGAGTACATTTTTGCAGAAATCTCCTTTTGCACTAATGCTGTGAAGGTGTAAATGATATGCTGGGAGTTTGCTGAGAGGCCCAAATACTTAGACCGACGTATACATCTTTGGTGAACCAAGCACTTTCTAAACATgtgaaagaaaaataatgaattccTGAGGACAATTACCTTTCCCAAATTATGAATCAGGGCTGGATACTTCATGTTATGTTCTCGTGTTGCTGCTGCAATACGTGAAATCCAAAGCTGAACGAATAAATCACAGAAAAGAGAAAGCAGATTTTGGATGCTTCGAATCATATGCAATCACATTTGTACTTGAAAACAATTTACTTGATCAGCATCACTGCTCAATCGCATCTTTAGTACTGTGATAAATATGTGTTTGAGTGACCAAGGCATCAGGGTGACACAGAGCAAGCAGCAGATGGTGTCTTACCGTTCGCATGTTACGTTTCTTGAGTATTCGACCTTTAGTGGCGTAGACGAAAGCCCTCCTTACTGCCCGCACAGCCAAACTGTAACAGCGGTTCTTCCTTCCCCTGAAATGCTGTGGTGATTAATCAGAATAAGTAATAGTATCTTGGTGCATGACGATAACACAATGCAGTCCCATGGCCCCCACCAAAATATAGATGAGCTTACAAATTATTATCTCAATCTAAATGAAGACTATAAATTGTTTGACAGCTGATGGAACTTACCCGAGCATGTTTCAGGAGTTCTTGGACCTTCCAATGTCTGTCTGGCCCGCGGCTTCGGACCAAACAGGACAGTGTCAGAAATACCATTCCCTCTTTAATTTATAGTATACCGCGTCTGCCTACCAATCTAAGATAACACCATATAGTCAATGACCTTTATCCACTTCGTTATGAGATGCGTGGTCTGTTCAGTGCAATTGTAGTTTCAACTTCCCAAGCCGTAAAGCAGCGTGTTCGGGGTATGTTCGTTTTGAGAACCCTATCCCCTTCTCCACCAACCTCTGCCTACGTCAGGAAGATTCATCCAATGTATACGTCATATGCTTCCGATTAGTTCTTACACTAAATATATTAAaggatatttatttttaataaaaactATCGTAAAAAATGTATCGTAtggtttataaatatattttttatctatagtttaataaataaatatatatatacatttatgtaAGTACACACGCCCCGGAGCTTTATATGGGATAACCGGGAGACACTGGTACGGAAAATCAACGCTCCCCGTTGTTAACAGCGAAAGGTCTCGTCACGACAGACGCACAGCATTCTGGTACTGCCTTCAGAAAGCTGCTCCAAAATGTCGATTGCGGTTCTTTCGTCCTTGGGTCGCTGTGGCTTTTTGGCTTTTCGTTCTCCAGTTGGACTTGTGGTAATGTCTCTTTTATATACATACAAAGAAAATGACTACAAAATGAATCTGGGTGTGTGTTATGAATAGATGTCTTTGGTTTGACTGTCCAGTGTGTCACATAACAAACTCTTCCTGGACCGCCGACCAGTGTTACGTAGTTACGTAGCAAGGAGGCTTACGAAACGCAGACCCGTTTAGCTTGCAAGGTTACTTAAAATATTGGTAATTTAATTGATTTTGTTAACTGGAAACCTGGTATTGGTGGAATAGTCTAACCCCTACACTGTATCTAGAATAAATTTGAATGTCTGTTTTTAGCTGCATAACACTAGGTAGGTAAACAAGTCAACCCTATGTATTATGAAGTGACGTTACATCACTGCACTTTGATATCCTTATCTTCAAGGAACCTTTGGTTAATTTGATTTCAACCTCGACCAATCCTTTTGTGAGACATGGCATGAAAGGAATAATATTACCGTGCCAAACCCATTATTTGCTTTAAAAGGGCGGACGCTGGGATATGCGGTCTGTGGGTGCATGTGAATATCTTTGGGACTCCCAAAATGGCTGGTGGTTACCTATTGTTACTTCAATTTCCTTCTGAGTTCAAGTGAATTTCTAAGAACTAACAACCAATTACTCATCCTCATTGGTATTGAATTACCTCAATATTTCGGAAGAGATTATTCATGGTATATAGATGTAGTCCTTCAAATCTTTCAGATTCTTATTTTACTGGCAATTGACAAAACCTCCAACTCAAATAATTCTTGCAGcctggtgtgtttgtttgtgctcaAATGTAATCGCAAATTGTCTTCATTCATGTTTTGCCATTTCCCTATGGTAGGCTGTCCGCCATGCCCagacagcagcagctccagctgCTGAGCCCAGGATAAAGAAGTTCCAGGTGTATCGCTGGGACCCAGACACTCCAGGAGACAAGCCTCGCATGCAGACCTATGACATCGACCTCAACACGTATGTAAACTAACCACAGCATAATTCACAGTTTTCCCTGTTAACATTTCCAATTTTTGCTTGGAAATGGCATCATAGCAATGGTCTGTTATTCGAAAAATAACGGAACACTGAATCTCATTGAACAATCAGAGTTGATTATTTAAGCCTTgcatttatatacatttataataaCTAACTGCCATTGACGGCAGACTAACCAGTTGCTAATACTTTCGTGGTCAGCCATTTAACTTGATATGCAGTCCTATTGAAGGTAGAATTTCACCAAGCACTGCTGTACGTTACTTGAAACAGGTGTGGGCCAATGGTTCTGGATGCCCTCATCAAGATCAAGAATGAGATGGACAGCACTCTAACATTCCGCCGTTCCTGCAGAGAAGGTCAGTGTGGTCCCGTGGAGACCTTAATCAATGATGCTGAAATTCATGGGCTATTATTAATATACCGCCCTTATCCATCGTCTAAAGCATGTTATGAAATATGTTTCCTCAACATGCTAATGCAGGTATCTGTGGATCCTGTGCGATGAACATTGGCGGGGGCAACACACTTGCCTGCCTCAACAAGATCGACACCAACACAAGCAAGCCCACCAAAATATACCCCCTGCCACACATGTATGTCGTTAAGGATCTGGTGCCTGTGAGTATGCTCTCGTTTCAAACCGTTTTAGACGGTGTTGTTCTTTATCGCATTCCATTCAATACAGAATGGATAGTCCTACTTGGAGGTAAGACTGTATGTCGGGCTAACCGTCCCTTGTATCTTCAGGACATGAGTAACTTCTACGCCCAGTACAAGTCCATCGAGCCCTTCCTGAAGAGGAAGGACGAGTCCAAGGAGGGACAGGAGCAGTACACGCAGTCCGTCGATGACAGACAGAAATTGGTAAGCCTCCGTCTTTGGTCCGCTGACAGCCAACCATGACTGGTTTTCTAGCTGTTGCCCTACTATGGACATTACACATTGTTAACCCTTTCCTCTGTGCAGGACGGCTTGTACGAGTGCATTCTGTGCGCTTGCTGCAGCACCAGCTGCCCCAGCTATTGGTGGAATGGGGACAAGTACCTTGGACCTGCGGTTCTCATGCAGGTGTGGTTTTGTCTGGTTTTATTCGGGAGCCTTATAAATGTCTCTTTAGCTTTTGCTTGTCCCTCCATCTCTATGCAGACCATGAGGTTCCCTGTGCAGAGGTTCTAACAGTGTTTTCTCTGTCCCAAGGCCTACCGATGGATGATTGATTCCAGAGACGAGTTCACGGAGGAGCGTCTGTCCAAGCTGCAGGACCCCTTCTCTCTGTACCGCTGTCACACCATCATGAACTGCACCAAGACCTGCCCCAAGGTACGAAATCACACTCTTACTGCTTAGTTTCCGGTCTCTGAACCATACACGCATCGCTGTTCGTTACAACTGTTAAACTTGGTAGTCATTTGTGACGATCATTTCAATGAATTATGTATTGGAAATTGGATTCTTACAGAATTATACAAAGCATGAGGTTTGGGATGGGATATACTTGTACGACTGTGTATTTTACGCAAAATCCTCACTAGAATAACTGCTAGTtttgtgtctgttttgtgtCTGTTTTCAGTTGTTTGTATTGACAACATCAAAGGCTATCTCAGTTGCCCCATGAAAACACTTTTTGACCGTGAAACGAACGGTCCAGAAATGCAGTGTATGTCCA
Coding sequences:
- the sdhb gene encoding succinate dehydrogenase [ubiquinone] iron-sulfur subunit, mitochondrial — its product is MSIAVLSSLGRCGFLAFRSPVGLVAVRHAQTAAAPAAEPRIKKFQVYRWDPDTPGDKPRMQTYDIDLNTCGPMVLDALIKIKNEMDSTLTFRRSCREGICGSCAMNIGGGNTLACLNKIDTNTSKPTKIYPLPHMYVVKDLVPDMSNFYAQYKSIEPFLKRKDESKEGQEQYTQSVDDRQKLDGLYECILCACCSTSCPSYWWNGDKYLGPAVLMQAYRWMIDSRDEFTEERLSKLQDPFSLYRCHTIMNCTKTCPKGLNPGKAIAEIKKMMAMYKDKKTATA
- the mrpl20 gene encoding 39S ribosomal protein L20, mitochondrial — protein: MVFLTLSCLVRSRGPDRHWKVQELLKHARHFRGRKNRCYSLAVRAVRRAFVYATKGRILKKRNMRTLWISRIAAATREHNMKYPALIHNLGKTSVQLNRRILSELAITEPRTFLSLAKLAQARREEGFRAALGDGQEPAGVFSRVMVTH